Proteins from a single region of Streptomyces glaucescens:
- a CDS encoding threonine/serine dehydratase, producing the protein MIGITDIEAAAARIAGHVVRTPTVPSPGLSALLGVPVTTKLELLQRTGSFKSRGATAKLLSLTGAERAAGVVAVSGGNHGIALAVMAAALEVKATVVMPRSAPERSVALARDAGAVVRLTDGMAEAFRLVEVLRDEGLTLVHPFDDPVVIAGQGTVGLELAEDADELTDVLVSIGGGGLIAGVAAALRARRPGVRIWGVETEGAEAMSAALRAGGPVPVELSSVVSTLSAPSVSALTYEHVSALVDEVLVVPDREAVRGCLELAEHAKLWTEPAAGCLLPAARRVLARAGAGARVGLVVCGGNAPTGDLRDWAERSGLG; encoded by the coding sequence TTGATCGGCATCACGGACATCGAAGCCGCCGCCGCGCGGATCGCCGGCCATGTCGTCCGCACTCCCACCGTGCCGAGCCCCGGGCTGTCCGCCCTGCTGGGGGTGCCGGTCACCACGAAGCTGGAACTCCTCCAGCGCACCGGCTCGTTCAAGTCGCGCGGGGCGACGGCGAAGCTGCTGTCGCTCACCGGGGCGGAGCGGGCCGCCGGTGTGGTGGCGGTCAGCGGCGGCAATCACGGGATCGCGCTGGCGGTCATGGCCGCCGCCCTCGAGGTGAAGGCGACGGTGGTGATGCCGCGCTCGGCGCCCGAGCGTTCGGTGGCGCTCGCCCGCGACGCCGGTGCGGTGGTGCGGCTGACGGACGGGATGGCCGAGGCGTTCCGGCTGGTGGAGGTGTTGCGGGACGAGGGACTGACCCTTGTGCACCCGTTCGACGACCCGGTGGTGATCGCCGGGCAGGGCACCGTGGGACTGGAGCTGGCCGAGGACGCGGACGAGCTGACCGACGTCCTGGTCAGCATCGGCGGGGGCGGGCTGATCGCCGGGGTGGCGGCCGCGCTGCGCGCCCGCCGGCCGGGGGTGCGGATCTGGGGGGTGGAGACCGAGGGCGCCGAGGCGATGTCCGCGGCGCTGAGGGCCGGGGGCCCGGTGCCGGTGGAGCTGTCGTCGGTCGTGTCCACGCTCAGCGCGCCCTCGGTCTCCGCGCTGACGTACGAGCATGTGTCCGCGCTGGTCGACGAGGTGCTGGTGGTCCCGGACCGGGAGGCGGTGCGGGGCTGCCTGGAGCTGGCCGAGCACGCCAAGCTGTGGACGGAGCCGGCCGCCGGCTGTCTGCTGCCCGCGGCCCGGCGGGTGCTGGCGCGGGCGGGGGCCGGGGCGCGGGTCGGTCTGGTGGTGTGCGGGGGCAACGCGCCCACCGGTGACCTGCGGGACTGGGCGGAGCGTTCCGGGCTGGGGTGA
- a CDS encoding protein kinase domain-containing protein: MTMGEVSVGAREPVAGRYRLLDVVHRETNRVCWYGEDTEAGRPCLVTGVRLPEAADDGAARRAAGRVMRVSETVERLCPGRVAPVLDALVEGDVLWTVTEWTGGTPLGELLAERGSFHYVRAARIGLELLDVLDAAHGAGVTHGELSPGQVLVPQRGPVLVTGFGLAGATPAPRLTAPSYASPEQARDERVSPAADLWALGAVLYALVEGRPPYRERDRPEATLRSVDRLPPRAPGRAGPLAQVVRGLLREDSRERLTRQVARAALQRVLHEDVAAVRPGPPPPRVRRACAAVRHTGPGWSGRTVAAGTALALALVTVAVFAAARGLPDGGPAAAGAPSRPPSSGGPATGSPQTGPSPAAPSAAGPGSGRTGPVTSPDPAPARPSAAGPTGLPRGFRTYAAPEGFSVALPEDWRALRTTRVPGLAYRVVLGADGDERTLTVTYSERIGPDPVAVWRDDVEPGLKGADGYRRLGAIQATTYRGREAADMEWVTTSGGTPVRTFGRGFLIGGGRGYSLRWTAPADTFGAPAGRRALDTVLRTFRTPSG; this comes from the coding sequence ATGACCATGGGCGAGGTGAGCGTCGGCGCGCGGGAGCCGGTGGCGGGGCGGTACCGGCTCCTCGACGTCGTCCACCGCGAGACCAACCGCGTCTGCTGGTACGGGGAGGACACCGAGGCGGGGCGGCCCTGTCTGGTGACCGGGGTCCGGCTGCCGGAGGCGGCGGACGACGGCGCGGCGCGCCGGGCCGCCGGCCGGGTGATGCGCGTCTCCGAGACGGTGGAGCGGCTGTGCCCCGGGCGGGTGGCACCCGTGCTGGACGCCTTGGTGGAGGGGGACGTGCTGTGGACCGTCACCGAGTGGACCGGCGGCACACCGCTCGGCGAACTCCTCGCCGAACGCGGGTCCTTCCACTACGTGCGGGCCGCCCGGATCGGCCTGGAGCTGCTGGACGTACTGGACGCGGCGCACGGTGCGGGCGTCACGCACGGCGAGCTGAGCCCCGGCCAGGTGCTCGTCCCCCAGCGGGGGCCGGTCCTCGTCACCGGGTTCGGCCTGGCGGGGGCGACCCCGGCCCCCCGGCTGACGGCACCCTCGTACGCCTCCCCCGAGCAGGCCCGTGACGAGCGCGTCAGCCCGGCCGCCGACCTGTGGGCGCTGGGCGCCGTCCTGTACGCCCTGGTCGAGGGCCGCCCGCCGTACCGCGAGCGGGACCGCCCGGAGGCCACCCTGCGGAGCGTGGACCGGCTGCCGCCGCGCGCCCCGGGCCGCGCCGGGCCGCTCGCCCAGGTCGTGCGCGGGCTGCTGCGCGAGGACTCCCGGGAGCGGCTGACCCGGCAGGTGGCCCGCGCGGCACTGCAGCGGGTGCTGCACGAGGACGTCGCGGCGGTACGGCCGGGCCCGCCGCCGCCCCGGGTGCGCCGTGCCTGCGCCGCCGTCCGCCACACCGGGCCCGGCTGGAGCGGACGGACCGTGGCGGCCGGAACGGCGCTCGCGCTGGCCCTGGTCACGGTGGCGGTGTTCGCCGCGGCGAGGGGCCTGCCGGACGGCGGCCCCGCCGCGGCCGGCGCCCCGTCCCGGCCGCCCTCGTCCGGTGGTCCGGCCACCGGCTCCCCGCAGACCGGCCCCTCCCCGGCCGCCCCGTCCGCGGCCGGCCCCGGGTCCGGCCGGACGGGCCCGGTCACCTCGCCGGACCCCGCCCCGGCGCGCCCGTCCGCGGCCGGCCCCACCGGTCTGCCGCGCGGCTTTCGCACCTACGCCGCCCCCGAGGGTTTCTCCGTGGCGCTGCCCGAGGACTGGCGTGCGCTGCGCACCACCCGGGTCCCCGGCCTGGCGTACCGCGTGGTGCTCGGCGCGGACGGTGACGAGCGGACCCTCACGGTGACCTACAGCGAGCGGATCGGCCCGGACCCGGTCGCCGTCTGGCGCGACGACGTGGAGCCGGGGCTGAAGGGCGCCGACGGCTACCGGCGGCTCGGCGCGATCCAAGCCACGACGTACCGGGGCCGCGAGGCCGCCGACATGGAGTGGGTGACCACGTCCGGGGGCACGCCGGTGCGCACCTTCGGACGCGGCTTCCTGATCGGCGGCGGCCGGGGCTACTCGCTGCGCTGGACGGCCCCGGCGGACACTTTCGGCGCCCCCGCCGGCCGGCGAGCGCTGGACACCGTCCTGCGCACCTTCCGCACCCCGTCAGGGTGA
- a CDS encoding serine hydrolase domain-containing protein produces the protein MSARPLPTSTPAARGVDPARILAFLDALDSADDIEPHSLMILRHGQVVTAGWWNPYTPDRLQLLYSLSKSFTGTAAALAAAGKLIDLDAPVISYFPEFAADITDPRSRAMLVRHVATMSSGHLGETLDAARALDPEELVRGFLLLPPERDPGTVFAYNQPTTYTLAAIVQRVTGRPLTAYLRPRLLDPLGIGQAAWLSDRTGRELGFSGLHTTTDAVARLGELYLRRGVARGERLLPEDWVTEATRPHVATAGGMGGPGREDWDLGYGCQFWMSRHGYRGDGAYGQFCLVLPEQDAVIVTTAETERMQEMLNLVWAHLLPAFGPAPLTGREAAERALRERLAGLALPPAPGRGAPPAPGRGAPPGRADDWAAAAFVPAGGRCADQPGLSAVTVRGEPGGWTVTLTDDGHDLPLRLGGDGWTVTEDPVPVAVSGGWTDATTLGLDLLFLETPHHLLLTCSLPDRAFTARWSTQPLHGGPLRARRAPRPPSP, from the coding sequence ATGAGTGCGCGCCCTCTTCCCACGAGCACGCCCGCCGCCCGAGGCGTCGACCCCGCCCGCATCCTGGCCTTCCTCGACGCCCTCGACTCGGCCGACGACATCGAGCCGCACAGCCTGATGATCCTCCGCCACGGACAGGTCGTGACCGCCGGCTGGTGGAACCCCTACACCCCCGACCGCCTCCAGCTCCTGTACTCGCTGAGCAAGAGCTTCACCGGGACGGCCGCCGCGCTGGCCGCCGCCGGGAAACTGATCGACCTGGACGCCCCGGTGATCTCCTACTTCCCCGAGTTCGCCGCCGACATCACCGACCCGCGCAGCCGCGCGATGCTGGTCCGGCACGTCGCCACGATGTCCAGCGGCCACCTCGGCGAGACCCTCGACGCCGCCCGCGCCCTCGACCCGGAAGAACTGGTGCGGGGCTTCCTGCTGCTGCCGCCGGAGCGGGACCCCGGCACCGTCTTCGCCTACAACCAGCCCACCACCTACACCCTCGCCGCCATCGTCCAGCGGGTCACCGGCCGGCCGCTGACCGCGTACCTGCGCCCGCGGCTGCTGGACCCGCTCGGCATCGGGCAGGCCGCCTGGCTGAGCGACCGCACCGGCCGCGAACTCGGCTTCAGCGGACTGCACACCACCACCGACGCCGTCGCCCGGCTGGGCGAGCTGTACCTGCGCCGCGGCGTCGCCCGGGGCGAGCGGTTGCTGCCGGAGGACTGGGTCACCGAGGCCACCCGCCCCCACGTGGCCACCGCGGGCGGCATGGGCGGCCCCGGGCGCGAGGACTGGGACCTGGGCTACGGCTGCCAGTTCTGGATGTCCCGGCACGGCTACCGCGGCGACGGGGCGTACGGCCAGTTCTGCCTGGTCCTGCCCGAGCAGGACGCCGTGATCGTGACGACCGCCGAGACCGAGCGGATGCAGGAGATGCTGAACCTGGTCTGGGCCCATCTGCTGCCCGCCTTCGGCCCCGCGCCGCTGACCGGCCGCGAAGCGGCGGAGCGGGCCCTGCGGGAGCGGCTGGCGGGGCTCGCGCTGCCCCCCGCCCCCGGCCGGGGCGCGCCCCCCGCCCCCGGCCGGGGCGCGCCCCCCGGCCGGGCGGACGACTGGGCCGCCGCCGCGTTCGTCCCGGCCGGCGGCCGCTGCGCGGACCAGCCCGGACTGTCGGCGGTCACCGTGCGCGGCGAGCCGGGCGGCTGGACGGTGACGCTCACCGACGACGGGCACGACCTCCCGCTGCGCCTGGGCGGGGACGGCTGGACCGTCACCGAGGACCCCGTCCCGGTGGCGGTGAGCGGGGGCTGGACGGACGCCACGACCCTGGGCCTGGACCTGCTGTTCCTGGAGACCCCGCACCACCTGCTGCTCACCTGCTCGCTCCCGGACCGCGCCTTCACCGCCCGGTGGAGCACCCAGCCCCTGCACGGCGGCCCGCTGCGCGCCCGGCGCGCGCCGCGCCCGCCGTCACCCTGA
- a CDS encoding LLM class F420-dependent oxidoreductase, translating into MVQIGYTMMTEQAGPRDLVEHVVRAEEAGFDFSVTSDHYFPWLRSQGHSPYAWSVLGAAAQATSRIPLMTYVTCPTFRYHPAVVAQKAATMQLLSEGRFRLGLGSGENLNEHVVGGGWPSVDVRHEMLEEAVGIIRALFEGGHVTRHGRHFDVESARLWDLPDAPPPIGIAVSGDRSCALAGRLADLVIATEPKPGLLEAFDRHGGTGKPRVGQLPVCYDTDRDRAVKRAHAQFRWFGSGWKVNSELPHPDSFESATQFVTPDDVAGSIPCGDDPEAFVEAVRPYAEAGFTEVALVQIGGETQTEFLDWSAKTLLPALREALG; encoded by the coding sequence ATGGTGCAAATCGGATACACGATGATGACGGAGCAGGCCGGCCCCCGGGACCTGGTCGAGCACGTGGTGCGGGCCGAGGAGGCCGGCTTCGACTTCTCGGTGACCTCCGACCACTACTTCCCGTGGCTGCGCTCGCAGGGCCACTCCCCGTACGCGTGGAGCGTGCTGGGCGCCGCGGCGCAGGCGACGTCCCGCATCCCGCTCATGACGTACGTGACCTGCCCGACCTTCCGCTACCACCCGGCGGTGGTGGCCCAGAAGGCGGCGACCATGCAACTGCTGTCCGAGGGCCGGTTCCGGCTGGGCCTGGGTTCGGGCGAGAACCTGAACGAGCACGTGGTGGGTGGCGGCTGGCCCTCGGTGGACGTGCGGCACGAGATGCTGGAGGAGGCCGTCGGCATCATCCGGGCGCTGTTCGAGGGCGGGCACGTCACCCGGCACGGCCGGCACTTCGACGTGGAGTCGGCCCGGCTGTGGGATCTGCCCGACGCGCCGCCGCCCATCGGCATCGCCGTCTCCGGCGACCGGTCCTGCGCGCTGGCGGGCCGGCTGGCGGACCTGGTCATCGCGACGGAGCCCAAGCCGGGGCTGCTGGAGGCCTTCGACCGGCACGGCGGTACGGGCAAGCCGCGGGTGGGCCAGCTGCCGGTGTGCTACGACACCGACCGCGACAGGGCGGTCAAGCGGGCGCACGCCCAGTTCCGCTGGTTCGGCAGCGGCTGGAAGGTCAACTCCGAGCTGCCGCACCCCGACTCCTTCGAGTCGGCCACGCAGTTCGTCACCCCCGACGACGTGGCCGGGTCGATCCCGTGCGGTGACGACCCGGAGGCGTTCGTCGAGGCCGTGCGCCCGTACGCCGAGGCCGGTTTCACCGAGGTCGCGCTGGTGCAGATCGGCGGGGAGACGCAGACGGAGTTCCTGGACTGGTCGGCGAAGACCCTGCTGCCGGCGCTGCGCGAGGCGCTGGGCTGA
- a CDS encoding SsgA family sporulation/cell division regulator: MNSFVHRTLVMQLQAGTADRFPVLAHLGYDAEDPFAVSAVFSHDGRVLARWRLDREMLADGLRGPVGVGDVRMRPESTDRWEELRLDFFGDPRSDGGHHHAAVFAWAPAIASFLEETYAVVPPGREQVRLDDFLAEVIAEG, from the coding sequence GTGAACTCCTTCGTGCACAGGACCCTGGTCATGCAACTCCAGGCCGGCACCGCCGACCGCTTCCCGGTCCTCGCCCACCTGGGCTACGACGCCGAGGACCCGTTCGCCGTCAGCGCTGTGTTCAGCCATGACGGCCGGGTGCTCGCCCGGTGGCGGCTGGACCGGGAGATGCTGGCCGACGGCCTGCGCGGTCCCGTCGGCGTGGGCGACGTCCGGATGCGCCCCGAGTCGACGGACCGGTGGGAGGAGCTGCGTCTGGACTTCTTCGGGGACCCGCGGTCCGACGGCGGCCACCATCACGCGGCCGTGTTCGCGTGGGCCCCGGCGATCGCGTCGTTCCTGGAGGAGACCTACGCGGTGGTGCCGCCCGGCCGGGAGCAGGTCCGCCTCGACGACTTCCTGGCCGAGGTCATAGCGGAGGGCTGA
- a CDS encoding DUF6328 family protein → MTAAGDSEKRPRGRNETEEERADRMWVELIQEVRVAQMGVQILFGFLLTVVFTPTYRGLSDTDQTIYIVTVVLGAAATGALISPVSLHRLVAGRRIKPQAVNWASRMTLVGLVLLLATTTASLLLILRVATHDPYVPYLVTGVLVWYLVCWFGIPMWTRFRHTSR, encoded by the coding sequence GTGACGGCGGCAGGGGACAGTGAGAAGAGGCCCAGGGGGCGCAACGAGACGGAGGAGGAGAGAGCCGACCGGATGTGGGTCGAGCTCATCCAGGAGGTGCGCGTCGCGCAGATGGGCGTGCAGATCCTCTTCGGATTCCTGCTGACCGTCGTGTTCACCCCGACGTACCGCGGCCTCTCGGACACCGACCAGACGATCTACATCGTCACCGTCGTCCTCGGCGCCGCCGCCACCGGCGCCCTGATCAGCCCGGTCTCGCTGCACCGGCTCGTCGCCGGGCGGCGCATCAAGCCGCAGGCGGTGAACTGGGCGTCCCGGATGACCCTCGTGGGCCTGGTCCTGCTGCTGGCCACCACGACCGCCTCGCTGCTGCTGATCCTCCGCGTGGCGACCCACGACCCGTACGTCCCGTACCTCGTCACGGGGGTGCTGGTGTGGTACCTGGTCTGCTGGTTCGGGATACCGATGTGGACGCGCTTCCGGCACACCAGCCGCTGA